One window from the genome of Calliopsis andreniformis isolate RMS-2024a chromosome 12, iyCalAndr_principal, whole genome shotgun sequence encodes:
- the LOC143186066 gene encoding uncharacterized protein LOC143186066 isoform X1: protein MGDLFDIANLITTVGVDRIKIKPEPGLPEKSSNEILTELFSTFDAEEEIASSENTDQQVPNANIKVEKPKKSQVKKKKTKKKHKHKDKKHKKKSKRNSSESNSDLENVKKKKKHKKKIKRKHENDSSKSSDSDVPKSKVAKLDSDSIKRKNHNKDNELDKNSNASTNYDELLTIKKEPGLGKTSIESPGSPQLPPISKRNQEESEEPLIPKILEKSKQAVQGKILIKDLKNSTVYNETVREIENKEKERAARMEDGELSDSSTDNRTPTLSPSPIQSTLLRSPTLSPTLENIENKGSSPTKGGITARNDLRLILREKEKKRLESTDKKLEEVEKPKLYMDSEYKEKVYNYNHKTVVSKNSKHSHRCHSQERRRSESRTRTESHRSRSKGRDKRRDRSRDKHDKSRSSDRRESLKTRERRRHRSRSDDRIRDKYTRGRSRSRERKERIEIDKKKLLEIARKNAINMIKQGTLPLAQQDKAIAAIQAGGKTVDELTDFCKSLSKSEALGELSSISSEEDGSESEKGFHHPFLLKGRPSSIIMNIRDAKQLPTKTFQEKTVESSNQLRLQFPVSSGQHHRKSENEWIPVTPKKPEPKKQFVPASVPSEPLSIMPVPTPVPPVQPTVFCQPVSMEPIDIGSIVSQRLAAMRKLRENPNDVCAQNEMYRAQNEMKTWAESKQMPGQFTGSTGAKVLSPAELTSGYQAWARKDQLVSAQPVSGGMGMALLQKMGWRPGEGLGKNKEGTLEPLQLEVKLDKRGLVSEQDVGQKIGKATKPLVPAIKTLEGKHPVSLLGEYCSKRKLGAPVYELCFECGPDHRKNFLFKVKVNGIEYKPSVASPNKKQAKAVAAQICLQTLGLLPEPTPAPVSK, encoded by the exons ATGGGAGACCTGTTCGATATCGCGAATTTAATCACAACTGTCGGTGTTGATAGAATAAAGATCAAGCCAGAACCTGGATTACCGGAGAAGTCGTCGAATGAAATATTAACAGAGTTATTCAGTACATTTGATGCTGAAGAAGAAATAGCATCGTCAGAAAATACTGATCAACAAGTCCCAAATGCCAATATCAAAGTTGAGAAGCCTAAGAAATCTCAGGTTAAGAAGAAGAAGACTAAAAAGAAGCACAAACATAAGGATAAAAAACACAAAAAGAAATCCAAACGCAATTCTTCTGAGAGCAATAGTGATCTTGAAA ATgtcaagaagaagaaaaagcatAAAAAGAAGATAAAACGGAAACATGAAAATGATTCAAGCAAATCATCAGATTCGGACGTACCCAAAAGTAAAGTGGCAAAATTAGATAGTGACAGCATTAagaggaaaaatcataataaagaCAATGAATTAGATAAGAACTCAAATGCATCAACAAATTATGATGAATTGTTAACCATTAAAAAGGAGCCAGGGCTAGGAAAGACTTCCATAGAAAGTCCTGGAAGCCCTCAATTACCACCAATATCAAAAAGAAATCAAGAGGAATCTGAAGAACCATTAATACCTAAAATCCTTG AAAAATCTAAACAAGCAGTACAAGGAAAGATCTTGATAAAAGATCTTAAAAACAGTACAGTCTATAACGAAACAGTGagagaaatagaaaataaagaaaaagaacGAGCTGCCCGAATGGAAGATGGTGAATTATCTGATAGCAGTACAGACAATAGAACTCCCACATTAAGTCCTAGTCCAATACAAAGTACTTTGCTTAGATCACCAACGTTAAGTCCAACATTAGAAAATATTGAGAATAAAGGATCAAGTCCTACAAAAGGGGGAATAACTGCACGAAATGATTTAAGATTAATtttaagagaaaaagaaaagaaaagactgGAAAGTACAGATAAAAAATTAGAAGAAGTAGAAAAACCAAAATTATACATGGATAGTGAATACAAAGAAAAAGTATACAATTATAACCATAAAACAGTAGTAAGCAAAAACAGTAAACACAGTCATAGATGCCATTCACAAGAAAGAAGAAGATCCGAATCTCGAACACGCACAGAATCACATCGTAGTAGAAGTAAAGGAAGAGATAAACGAAGAGATAGAAGCAGGGATAAACACGATAAAAGTCGTAGCAGTGACAGACGAGAGTCTCTGAAAACTAGGGAAAGGCGAAGACATAGGAGTCGTAGCGATGATAGAATTAGAGATAAATATACACGAGGACGTAGTAGAAGTAGAGAACGGAA GGAACGGATAGAAATTGACAAGAAAAAATTATTAGAAATTGCGAGaaagaatgcaataaatatgattAAACAGGGAACATTACCATTAGCACAACAAGAtaaagctattgctgcaattCAAGCTGGTGGAAAAACAGTAGATGAACTTACAG ATTTTTGTAAATCGTTATCGAAATCGGAAGCATTAGGTGAACTTTCAAGTATATCTTCAGAAGAAGATGGAAGTGAATCTGAAAAAGGATTCCACCATCCGTTTTTGCTCAAAGGGCGACCAAGttctattattatgaatattcgg GATGCAAAACAATTACCGACTAAAACATTCCAAGAAAAAACCGTGGAGTCATCGAATCAACTGCGTTTACAATTTCCCGTATCCAGTGGGCAACATCATAGAAAAAGCG AAAATGAATGGATACCAGTTACGCCAAAAAAACCAGAACCAAAGAAACAATTTGTACCAGCTTCTGTTCCAAGTGAACCACTTTCTATAATGCCTGTACCAACCCCTGTACCTCCTGTGCAACCAACAGTCTTTTGTCAACCAGTATCAATGGAG CCAATAGATATTGGTTCAATAGTATCTCAAAGATTAGCAGCAATGAGAAAATTAAGAGAAAATCCAAATGATGTATGTGCTCAGAACGAAATGTACCGTGCCCAAAACGAG ATGAAAACATGGGCTGAAAGTAAACAAATGCCAGGTCAATTTACTGGCAGTACAGGAGCCAAAGTGCTCTCCCCTGCAGAACTTACTTCAGGTTATCAAGCTTGGGCTCGTAAG GATCAATTAGTATCCGCGCAACCTGTTTCGGGTGGGATGGGTATGGCTTTACTACAGAAGATGGGTTGGAGACCAGGGGAGGGATTGGGAAAAAATAAAGAGGGTACTCTTGAGCCCTTGCAGCTTGAAGTAAAGTTGGATAAAAGAGGCCTGGTTTCGGAACAAGATGTCGGACAAAAAATTGGAAAAGCTACTAAACCATTGGTACCAGCAATTAAAACTTTAGAAG GAAAGCACCCAGTATCTCTGTTAGGAGAATACTGTTCAAAACGAAAACTTGGCGCTCCAGTGTATGAATTATGCTTTGAGTGTGGACCAGATCATAgaaaaaattttctttttaag gttAAAGTAAATGGAATTGAATACAAACCAAGTGTGGCAAGTCCTAATAAAAAACAAGCTAAAGCAGTAGCAGCACAAATCTGTTTACAGACTCTGGGGTTGTTACCTGAACCTACTCCTGCACCTGTTTCAAAATGA
- the LOC143186066 gene encoding uncharacterized protein LOC143186066 isoform X2, which translates to MGDLFDIANLITTVGVDRIKIKPEPGLPEKSSNEILTELFSTFDAEEEIASSENTDQQVPNANIKVEKPKKSQVKKKKTKKKHKHKDKKHKKKSKRNSSESNSDLENVKKKKKHKKKIKRKHENDSSKSSDSDVPKSKVAKLDSDSIKRKNHNKDNELDKNSNASTNYDELLTIKKEPGLGKTSIESPGSPQLPPISKRNQEESEEPLIPKILEKSKQAVQGKILIKDLKNSTVYNETVREIENKEKERAARMEDGELSDSSTDNRTPTLSPSPIQSTLLRSPTLSPTLENIENKGSSPTKGGITARNDLRLILREKEKKRLESTDKKLEEVEKPKLYMDSEYKEKVYNYNHKTVVSKNSKHSHRCHSQERRRSESRTRTESHRSRSKGRDKRRDRSRDKHDKSRSSDRRESLKTRERRRHRSRSDDRIRDKYTRGRSRSRERKERIEIDKKKLLEIARKNAINMIKQGTLPLAQQDKAIAAIQAGGKTVDELTDFCKSLSKSEALGELSSISSEEDGSESEKGFHHPFLLKGRPSSIIMNIRDAKQLPTKTFQEKTVESSNQLRLQFPVSSGQHHRKSENEWIPVTPKKPEPKKQFVPASVPSEPLSIMPVPTPVPPVQPTVFCQPVSMEPIDIGSIVSQRLAAMRKLRENPNDVCAQNEMYRAQNEMKTWAESKQMPGQFTGSTGAKVLSPAELTSGYQAWARKARNYIKEETTSAA; encoded by the exons ATGGGAGACCTGTTCGATATCGCGAATTTAATCACAACTGTCGGTGTTGATAGAATAAAGATCAAGCCAGAACCTGGATTACCGGAGAAGTCGTCGAATGAAATATTAACAGAGTTATTCAGTACATTTGATGCTGAAGAAGAAATAGCATCGTCAGAAAATACTGATCAACAAGTCCCAAATGCCAATATCAAAGTTGAGAAGCCTAAGAAATCTCAGGTTAAGAAGAAGAAGACTAAAAAGAAGCACAAACATAAGGATAAAAAACACAAAAAGAAATCCAAACGCAATTCTTCTGAGAGCAATAGTGATCTTGAAA ATgtcaagaagaagaaaaagcatAAAAAGAAGATAAAACGGAAACATGAAAATGATTCAAGCAAATCATCAGATTCGGACGTACCCAAAAGTAAAGTGGCAAAATTAGATAGTGACAGCATTAagaggaaaaatcataataaagaCAATGAATTAGATAAGAACTCAAATGCATCAACAAATTATGATGAATTGTTAACCATTAAAAAGGAGCCAGGGCTAGGAAAGACTTCCATAGAAAGTCCTGGAAGCCCTCAATTACCACCAATATCAAAAAGAAATCAAGAGGAATCTGAAGAACCATTAATACCTAAAATCCTTG AAAAATCTAAACAAGCAGTACAAGGAAAGATCTTGATAAAAGATCTTAAAAACAGTACAGTCTATAACGAAACAGTGagagaaatagaaaataaagaaaaagaacGAGCTGCCCGAATGGAAGATGGTGAATTATCTGATAGCAGTACAGACAATAGAACTCCCACATTAAGTCCTAGTCCAATACAAAGTACTTTGCTTAGATCACCAACGTTAAGTCCAACATTAGAAAATATTGAGAATAAAGGATCAAGTCCTACAAAAGGGGGAATAACTGCACGAAATGATTTAAGATTAATtttaagagaaaaagaaaagaaaagactgGAAAGTACAGATAAAAAATTAGAAGAAGTAGAAAAACCAAAATTATACATGGATAGTGAATACAAAGAAAAAGTATACAATTATAACCATAAAACAGTAGTAAGCAAAAACAGTAAACACAGTCATAGATGCCATTCACAAGAAAGAAGAAGATCCGAATCTCGAACACGCACAGAATCACATCGTAGTAGAAGTAAAGGAAGAGATAAACGAAGAGATAGAAGCAGGGATAAACACGATAAAAGTCGTAGCAGTGACAGACGAGAGTCTCTGAAAACTAGGGAAAGGCGAAGACATAGGAGTCGTAGCGATGATAGAATTAGAGATAAATATACACGAGGACGTAGTAGAAGTAGAGAACGGAA GGAACGGATAGAAATTGACAAGAAAAAATTATTAGAAATTGCGAGaaagaatgcaataaatatgattAAACAGGGAACATTACCATTAGCACAACAAGAtaaagctattgctgcaattCAAGCTGGTGGAAAAACAGTAGATGAACTTACAG ATTTTTGTAAATCGTTATCGAAATCGGAAGCATTAGGTGAACTTTCAAGTATATCTTCAGAAGAAGATGGAAGTGAATCTGAAAAAGGATTCCACCATCCGTTTTTGCTCAAAGGGCGACCAAGttctattattatgaatattcgg GATGCAAAACAATTACCGACTAAAACATTCCAAGAAAAAACCGTGGAGTCATCGAATCAACTGCGTTTACAATTTCCCGTATCCAGTGGGCAACATCATAGAAAAAGCG AAAATGAATGGATACCAGTTACGCCAAAAAAACCAGAACCAAAGAAACAATTTGTACCAGCTTCTGTTCCAAGTGAACCACTTTCTATAATGCCTGTACCAACCCCTGTACCTCCTGTGCAACCAACAGTCTTTTGTCAACCAGTATCAATGGAG CCAATAGATATTGGTTCAATAGTATCTCAAAGATTAGCAGCAATGAGAAAATTAAGAGAAAATCCAAATGATGTATGTGCTCAGAACGAAATGTACCGTGCCCAAAACGAG ATGAAAACATGGGCTGAAAGTAAACAAATGCCAGGTCAATTTACTGGCAGTACAGGAGCCAAAGTGCTCTCCCCTGCAGAACTTACTTCAGGTTATCAAGCTTGGGCTCGTAAG GCACGTAACTACATCAAAGAAGAAACGACTTCAGCGGCGTGA
- the Diap2 gene encoding death-associated inhibitor of apoptosis 2, whose product MNVEENRLQTFSEWPANATVDATRIAKAGFYYSGRGMEVQCFLCGTKISDWNYGDQAMVRHRQAAPDCPFVQNPSNTCNVPLIPISTNESGLMSSSREVSQENDTVEHPSVTSFLQNQDSTDEYKTVSQRLETFATWPIPSIVSPEKLAKAGFYYLQHDDTVQCVYCKGIVRKWKPGDDPDKEHRIHFPKCDFYMHQDDTLYLNNVKLMPGTTSSLTELGVQEHTGPKKLRYATYEGRLHTFAGWPENLKQTPEMLASAGFYYTGFGDHVRCFHCDGGLRNWETTDGAWTEHARWFPKCEFVNLVRGQEFIKQCIDNRPPLDPSIFEGAKEDEDTEIVETLSTSLPTIVPPTQEITESAVERLLDSSPARNALEIGLQVGRVKRAIKKRLERTGVPYTDSNQLIEDVLHEQMMEDDTRNEVITTVNHLISEQTDNALGTSNDDEENNSHQDINEGENEILVNEEDKPITSDVEDNTFENRTSGRSKETTSLEEENRRLREARLCKICMDREVAVVFLPCGHLATCVHCAPSLIYCPMCRREIRATVRTFLS is encoded by the exons ATGAACGTCGAAGAAAATAGATTACAAACTTTTTCGGAATGGCCAGCAAATGCTACAGTCGATGCTACACGGATAGCGAAAGCAGGATTTTATTATAGTGGACGTGGTATGGAAGTACAGTGTTTTCTTTGTGGAACCAAAATTTCTGATTGGAATTACGGTGATCAAGCTATGGTTCGTCATCGGCAAGCTGCACCCGATTGTCCGTTTGTTCAAAATCCTTCTAACACTTGTAACGTTCCATTGATACCAATATCCACTAATGAATCTGGATTAATGTCATCATCCAGAGAAGTGTCACAAGAAAATGATACTGTGGAACATCCATCTGTAACTTCTTTCCTGCAAAATCAAGATTCTACAGATGAGTATAAGACTGTATCGCAAAGATTAGAAACTTTTGCTACTTGGCCAATTCCTTCAATTGTATCACCTGAAAAGCTTGCCAAGGCTGGTTTCTATTATCTTCAACATGATGATACG GTACAATGTGTATATTGTAAAGGTATCGTAAGAAAATGGAAACCTGGTGATGATCCAGATAAAGAGCACAGAATACATTTTCCTAAATGTGATTTTTATATGCATCAAGATG ATACATTGTATTTAAACAATGTAAAGTTAATGCCAGGAACAACTTCAAGTCTCACAGAATTGGGAGTGCAAGAACACACAGGACCAAAAAAGTTACGTTATGCAACATATGAAGGAAGATTACATACTTTTGCTGGATGGCCAGAAAACCTAAAGCAGACTCCAGAAATGTTAGCCAGTGCTGGATTTTACTATACTG GATTTGGTGATCATGTTCGATGTTTTCATTGTGATGGTGGTTTACGAAATTGGGAAACAACTGATGGTGCATGGACAGAACATGCTAGATGGTTTCCCAAATGTGAATTTGTAAACCTTGTAAGAGGACAAGAATTTATCAAACAATGTATTGACAATAGGCCACCCCTAGATCCATCA ATTTTTGAAGGTGCAAAAGAGGATGAAGATACAGAAATAGTTGAAACTTTGTCGACTTCTTTACCTACAATTGTGCCACCTACACAAGAAATTACAGAGTCAGCAGTAGAAAGACTATTAGATAGTTCACCAGCAAGG AATGCTTTAGAAATTGGATTACAAGTGGGAAGAGTAAAACGAGCTATAAAAAAGCGACTGGAGAGAACGGGAGTTCCATACACAGATTCAAATCAGCTTATAGAAGATGTCCTTCATGAACAAATGATGGAAGATGATACTAG AAATGAGGTAATTACAACGGTTAATCATCTGATAAGTGAGCAAACAGATAATGCTCTAGGAACATCTAATGATGACGAGGAAAACAATAGCCATCAGGATATAAATGAAGGTGAAAATGAAATACTTGTGAATGAAGAAGATAAACCTATAACATCTGATGTAGAAGATAACACTTTTGAAAACAGAACAAGTGGGAGATCAAAAGAAACAA CATCATTAGAAGAAgagaatagaagattaagaGAGGCTCGTTTATGTAAAATTTGCATGGACCGAGAAgtagctgtcgtatttttaccATGTGGACACTTGGCAACTTGTGTTCATTGTGCACCATCTCTTATTTATTGCCCAATGTGTCGTCGAGAAATTCGAGCTACTGTTCGTACATTCTTATCGTAA
- the LOC143186073 gene encoding uncharacterized protein LOC143186073, giving the protein MTIEIDTRSKANFLFGTRNKIPIAWTETKCTKFDVESEMGFHFFPQYLLIDYFFGQITIARIFQQSHIHGLKRSTFFEMQWAYLQSIDDHRIHIDEFTN; this is encoded by the exons ATGACGATCGAAATCGATACGCGTTCGAAGGCCAACTTCCTCTTTGGTACTCGTAACAA GATTCCTATAGCATGGACTGAAACTAAATGTACAAAATTCGACGTAGAGAGCGAGATGGGGTTTCATTTCTTTCCACAATATCTTTT AATTGATTATTTCTTCGGACAGATCACAATTGCACGAATATTTCAACAGTCACATATACATGGCTTAAAACGATCAACGTTCTTCGAAATGCAGTG GGCATACTTGCAGTCCATCGATGATCATCGAATCCACATCGACGAATTCACCAATTGA
- the Acat1 gene encoding acetyl-CoA acetyltransferase 1 has product MLLQLQHFCTMSLLKNINKIHLTTLRSYSSKIKLNDVVIVSAARTPMGSFLGGLSSISAPKLGAVAIKATIEHAGILKSDVKEVFMGNVCQAFLGQAPARQAALFAGLPNSTICTTVNKVCASGMKSIMLASQSLQCGHQEIVLAGGMESMSNVPFYFPRGETKYGGIKLEDGIVFDGLTDVYNKIHMGNCAENTAKKLDISRNEQDDYAIKSYKRSAAAYTNKIFDNELVSVNVPQKKGKPDIMFDEDEEYKRVDFLKFSKLNTVFQKENGTVTAGNASTLNDGAAALVLTTTDVAQKMNLKPLARVIAFQDAATDPIDFPIAPSFAIPKLLENAGVKQNDIALWEINEAFSTVVVANQKLLNLDPEKVNIHGGAVSLGHPIGMSGARIVVHLVHALKTGEKGVASICNGGGGASSILIEKL; this is encoded by the exons ATGCTTTTACAATTACAACACTTTTGCACGATGTCATTATTAAAGAACATAAACAAA ATTCATCTAACTACCTTAAGGTCCTATAgttctaaaataaaattgaatgatGTAGTTATAGTTAGTGCAGCTAGAACACCTATGGGATCATTTCTTGGAGGATTATCAAGCATATCTGCACCAAAACTTGGAGCTGTAGCTATAAAAGCAA CAATCGAACATGCTGGAATTCTCAAAAGTGATGTCAAAGAAGTATTCATGGGAAATGTTTGTCAAGCTTTTTTGGGTCAAGCACCAGCTAGGCAAGCTGCATTATTTGCag gtCTTCCTAACTCaaccatatgtacaacagttaataAGGTTTGTGCAAGTGGAATGAAAAGCATTATGCTTGCTTCTCAGTCATTACAGTGTGGACATCAAGAAATTGTTCTTGCGGGTGGTATGGAATCTATGTCTAATGTACCATTTTATTTCCCTAGAGGGGAAACCAAATATGGTGGTATAAAACTTGAG GATGGTATTGTATTTGATGGGTTAACTGAtgtatacaataaaatacacatGGGCAATTGTGCAGAAAATACTGCAAAAAAGTTGGATATATCTCGTAATGAACAAGATGACTATGCTATCAAAAGTTACAAACGTAGTGCAGCAGCATACACAAACAAAATATTTGACAATGAACTTGTTTCAGTAAACGTACCACAAAAGAAAGGCAAACCAGATATTATGTTTGATGAAGATGAAGAATATAAGAGAGTGGATTTTCttaaattttctaaattaaatacTGTTTTTCAA AAAGAAAATGGTACAGTAACAGCTGGAAATGCATCAACTTTAAACGATGGGGCTGCTGCATTAGTTTTAACTACTACAGATGTTGCTCAAAAGATGAATCTGAAACCTTTAGCGCGTGTTATCGCATTTCAAGATGCTGCAACTGATCCTATTGACTTTCCTATTGCACCATCCTTTGCAATTCCCAAA TTATTAGAAAATGCTGGTGTCAAGCAAAATGATATAGCTCTTTGGGAAATTAATGAGGCTTTTAGTACAGTTGTAGTTGCAAACCaaaaactacttaatctggatcCTGAAAAAGTAAATATTCATGGTGGCGCTGTGTCTCTTGGTCATCCTATTGG TATGTCAGGAGCTCGTATTGTGGTACATTTAGTACATGCCCTAAAAACTGGCGAGAAGGGTGTTGCATCTATTTGTAATGGAGGTGGTGGTGCTTCTTCAATTTTAATCGAGAAATTGTAA
- the LOC143186070 gene encoding baculoviral IAP repeat-containing protein 8 isoform X2, protein MTDMIKHRELESDADFKPSANSCLTPPSIIIPSVLHDEVDNCDYHFETARLQSFENWPVPYIEPEKLAANGFYYTGENDKVRCFECLLEINQWVEGDNPMVDHQRWSPRCRFIRKLPCGNVPIGADPSRVLIPWSRSRDVCGPYGVEYRPTSGPDNRDFTSELQLPSTAKLSHLGLGRPKGPVHSEYASYDARLRTFDTWPKFMPQTKQRLADAGFYYTGKADQTLCYHCGGGLKDWEPEDDPWEQHAKWFSKCFYLLMVKGQEYVSKITGQHISPPSKEETMQMNLPSFIKKVQPVATATEKKEEAESNPGPSSQNVGSQDSGIESIGSNSESVKGSTEDLSNTKTQNNKPIDDARMCKICYNGELGVVFLPCGHIVACVKCAPGMTTCAVCREPVTMTVRAFFS, encoded by the exons ATGACTGATATGATTAAACACAgagagttggaaagtgatgcagATTTTAAACCTTCAGCAAATTCATGTTTGACACCGCCTTCTATAATAATACCTTCTGTTCTGCACGATGAAGTAGATAATTGTGATTATCATTTTGAAACAGCTAGGCTACAAAGTTTTGAGAATTGGCCTGTACCTTACATTGAACCAGAAAAGCTTGCAGCTAATGGATTTTATTATACTGGTGAAAATGATAAAGTAAGGTGTTTTGAATGTCTTTTAGAAATAAACCAATGGGTGGAAGGTGATAATCCTATGGTTGATCATCAACGTTGGTCACCAAGATGTAGATTTATTCGTAAATTACCTTGCGGTAATGTACCCATTGGAGCAGATCCTAGCAGAGTTCTAATACCTTGGTCAAGAAGTCGTGATGTGTGTGGACCTTATGGTGTTGAATACCGACCTACTTCAGGTCCTGATAATCGTGATTTCACATCAGAGTTACAATTACCAAGTACAGCAAAATTGAGCCACTTAGGACTAGGAAGACCCAAAGGACCAGTACATTCTGAATATGCCAGTTATGATGCTAGACTACGTACATTTGATACATGGCCAAAGTTTATGCCACAAACAAAACAACGACTTGCAGATGCAGGTTTTTATTATACTGGAAAAGCTGATCAAACTTTATGTTATCATTGTGGAGGTGGCTTAAAAGATTGGGAACCAGAAGATGATCCATGGGAACAACATGCAAAATGGTTCTCCAAATGTTTTTATCTGTTAATGGTTAAGGGTCAAGAATATGTGAGTAAAATAACTGGACAACATATATCTCCACCATCTAAAGAG GAAACAATGCAAATGAATTTACCTAGTTTTATTAAAAAGGTTCAACCTGTTGCAACAGCTACAGAGAAAAAGGAAGAAGCAGAAAGCAATCCTGGTCCAAGTTCTCAAAATGTAGGTTCTCAAGATAGTGGAATAGAAAGTATTGGAAGTAACTCAGAATCTGTAAAAGGAAGCACAGAAGACTTGTCAAATACAAAAACACAAAACAATAAACCTATAGATGATGCAAGGATGTGTAAAATTTGTTACAATGGAGAATTGGGAGTAGTATTTCTACCATGTGGACATATAGTTGCTTGTGTTAAATGTGCTCCTGGTATGACAACTTGTGCAGTATGCAGAGAACCTGTTACTATGACCGTTCGAGCCTTCTTCTCATAA
- the LOC143186070 gene encoding baculoviral IAP repeat-containing protein 7-B isoform X1 produces MCSLKLFKNVKGSPFQDTSVNYNSNKMTDMIKHRELESDADFKPSANSCLTPPSIIIPSVLHDEVDNCDYHFETARLQSFENWPVPYIEPEKLAANGFYYTGENDKVRCFECLLEINQWVEGDNPMVDHQRWSPRCRFIRKLPCGNVPIGADPSRVLIPWSRSRDVCGPYGVEYRPTSGPDNRDFTSELQLPSTAKLSHLGLGRPKGPVHSEYASYDARLRTFDTWPKFMPQTKQRLADAGFYYTGKADQTLCYHCGGGLKDWEPEDDPWEQHAKWFSKCFYLLMVKGQEYVSKITGQHISPPSKEETMQMNLPSFIKKVQPVATATEKKEEAESNPGPSSQNVGSQDSGIESIGSNSESVKGSTEDLSNTKTQNNKPIDDARMCKICYNGELGVVFLPCGHIVACVKCAPGMTTCAVCREPVTMTVRAFFS; encoded by the exons ATGTGTTCTCTAAAATT gtTTAAAAACGTAAAAGGAAGCCCTTTTCAAGATACAAGTGTTAATTATAATTCAAACAAGATGACTGATATGATTAAACACAgagagttggaaagtgatgcagATTTTAAACCTTCAGCAAATTCATGTTTGACACCGCCTTCTATAATAATACCTTCTGTTCTGCACGATGAAGTAGATAATTGTGATTATCATTTTGAAACAGCTAGGCTACAAAGTTTTGAGAATTGGCCTGTACCTTACATTGAACCAGAAAAGCTTGCAGCTAATGGATTTTATTATACTGGTGAAAATGATAAAGTAAGGTGTTTTGAATGTCTTTTAGAAATAAACCAATGGGTGGAAGGTGATAATCCTATGGTTGATCATCAACGTTGGTCACCAAGATGTAGATTTATTCGTAAATTACCTTGCGGTAATGTACCCATTGGAGCAGATCCTAGCAGAGTTCTAATACCTTGGTCAAGAAGTCGTGATGTGTGTGGACCTTATGGTGTTGAATACCGACCTACTTCAGGTCCTGATAATCGTGATTTCACATCAGAGTTACAATTACCAAGTACAGCAAAATTGAGCCACTTAGGACTAGGAAGACCCAAAGGACCAGTACATTCTGAATATGCCAGTTATGATGCTAGACTACGTACATTTGATACATGGCCAAAGTTTATGCCACAAACAAAACAACGACTTGCAGATGCAGGTTTTTATTATACTGGAAAAGCTGATCAAACTTTATGTTATCATTGTGGAGGTGGCTTAAAAGATTGGGAACCAGAAGATGATCCATGGGAACAACATGCAAAATGGTTCTCCAAATGTTTTTATCTGTTAATGGTTAAGGGTCAAGAATATGTGAGTAAAATAACTGGACAACATATATCTCCACCATCTAAAGAG GAAACAATGCAAATGAATTTACCTAGTTTTATTAAAAAGGTTCAACCTGTTGCAACAGCTACAGAGAAAAAGGAAGAAGCAGAAAGCAATCCTGGTCCAAGTTCTCAAAATGTAGGTTCTCAAGATAGTGGAATAGAAAGTATTGGAAGTAACTCAGAATCTGTAAAAGGAAGCACAGAAGACTTGTCAAATACAAAAACACAAAACAATAAACCTATAGATGATGCAAGGATGTGTAAAATTTGTTACAATGGAGAATTGGGAGTAGTATTTCTACCATGTGGACATATAGTTGCTTGTGTTAAATGTGCTCCTGGTATGACAACTTGTGCAGTATGCAGAGAACCTGTTACTATGACCGTTCGAGCCTTCTTCTCATAA